In the Prochlorococcus marinus CUG1438 genome, ACAGTCCTTCAGCGTTAGAGGCTTCTAAATTTTGTGAAGAAATTCTCAAAGTCAAAAATATTAAATCAATAAGAATCGAAAGCGATTTTCATAAAGATAAAATTGAAAAATATCTTTGTAATTCAGAATCTAAACCAAATATTGGAATCGTTCTTGGTGGTGATGGAACATTCCTAAAATGTGCAAATTTATTAACTGCTCTTGATATTCCTTTATTGAGTATTAATATTGGTGGCAATTTGGGTTTTCTTACACAAGAAAAAGATTTTTTATTTGACAAATCTTTTATTGAAATTCTTGAAAAAGAAGAATATATAATTGATTTTCGGAATAGATTAAATTGTGATGTTTGTATTAGTGGAGTAAGTCCTGAAAAAAAAATTATTAAAAGCTATCACGCGTTAAATGACTTTTATTTTAAATCAGTTGAAGAGGATATTTCTCCTACCAACCAAATACAAATTGAAATTGATAATGAAAAGGTAAACGAATATAAAGGTGATGGATTAATAGTATCAACATCTACTGGTTCAACGGCATACTCGATGGCTGCTGGTGGTCCAATAGTACATCCTGACATTGATGCGATGATAATTAACCCTATATGTCCAATGAGTTTAGCTAGTAGACCAATAATTATACCTAACACTAGCAAGGTAATCATTAAACCAGTAAAAAAAAGTAAAGGGGAAATTAAATTATGGAGAGACGGTTCAAAATGCATGACTATTAAGGAAAATTATTATTGTGAGATCAAAAAAGGGGAATCGCCCTGCAAGATAATAAAGTTTAAAAAAAGTGCAAACTATTACAATACTTTAATAAAAAAACTAGATTGGAAAGGCGATTTATCTCTAAAAAATTAAATGGCCTTAGAAATAGAAAGACGATTTCTTATAAAAAATAATAACTGGAAAAAATGCATCACAAAAAAAATCTTTATTGAACAAGGATACTTATCAAAAAGCTTAGATGATTGGATTATTAGAATAAGGTTCACAGGTCAAGATTATAAAATTGCAATCAAAAAACATATTGAAAGCTTTACCAACTTTGAATTTGAATACTCCATTCCACCAGAAGATGGCGAAATCATAATGGCAAACATTTCAAATACAATTAAAAAAGAAAGATTTTTTTTAGAAGTTGAAAATAAATCTTGGATTATAGATTGCTTCAAAGAAAATAATTACCCACTTGTAATTGCCGAAGTTGAACTTTCTAATGAAAAGGAAGATTTAAGGCTTCCATCTTTTATATCAAAAGAAATTACTGGACTTAAACGTTACTCCAATTTCCGTCTTTCAAAAAAACCTTTTTCAAAATGGAAAGGGGACCACCTAGTAACGAAAAGAAACAACTAGCCAAAACACCCTTCTTTCCTTTATATTTTCTTTATAATTTGACGTCAAAATTCATTTTTCAAATGTATGGTCTTTACGATAAGGAAGGAATCTTGAGATTTGTTGATTCAGACAAAGAAGTTTGCATAGCATATGCCGAGCTCTTCGAATTAGGTTCTACAAATTATTGTTTAATGGATTTAGCTAACGATAGGAAAAAAGTAAAAGGCACTACTATTGATCAGAATCAGGGAGAGAGCAACAATTAAACCCATCTCTACAGATTTTTCCATTATCCATAGCCCAATTTAAAAGTGCCACTCTATTTTTAGAACCTGTTTTAGTAAACATATTACTTACATGATTATCAACAGTTCTTTTACTAATAGTAAGTTTCACAGCAATCTCTTGGTTAGTAAGCCCATCAGCTACGAGATCAATGATTTCCATCTCTCTTGATGAGAGACCCATCATATCAATGTTGTTTACTTCTTCTTCAACCATTTGCATTTAAACAGTTCCTTTTTTATATTAATTAAGTTTAGCAATCTAACTACACTTGTTAACCAAGTAGGAAACAAAAGCAATTGAAATCAAAACTTCAGCAGACTTTAGAAAAAAAATCTAAGGTAGTAACAGCAGAGTTAATGCCGCCTAGAGGTGGGAGCCCCATAAGATCTCTTAAGATAGCACAACTCTTGAAAGATAAGGTACACGCTGTTAACATTACAGACGGAAGCAGAGCTGTAATGAGAATGTGTAGCTTAGCAATGTCCAAACTATTACTGGAAAATGGGATAGAGCCAGTAATGCAAATATCATGTAGAGATCGTAATAAAATTGCTTTACAATCTGACATTCTTGGAGCAAATGCCTTAGGAATTAAAAATATCTTATGCATTACTGGTGATTCAGTAAAAGCTGGGGATCAACAGGACTCCAAGCCGGTTCACGAGTATGAGTCAGTAAGATTGCTTCAACAAATTCAGGCTTTCAATAAAGGAATTGATCCTACTTTTGAAGAACTTCCCGATAAAAAAACAGTTATATTTGCTGGAGCCGCTGCAGATCCCAGTTGCAGAAATCAAAAAAGTTTAAAAAATAGAATTCAAAGAAAAAAAGAAGCTGGAGCTCAATTCATACAAACTCAAATGGTTATGAAAAAAGAAAATTTAATAGAATTTTGTGAAGAAATCAGTGAACCTCTTGAAATCCCAGTTATTGCAGGTGTTTTCTTATTAAAGTCTTACAAAAATGCTCTTTTCATAAATAAATATGTCCCAGGAGCAAACATCCCTGAAAATATTTTAAATCGTCTTAAAGATGCCAAAGACCCTCTACAAGAAGGTATACAAATCGCAGCTGAACAAGCTCACGATTATATTAATAT is a window encoding:
- a CDS encoding methylenetetrahydrofolate reductase; translated protein: MKSKLQQTLEKKSKVVTAELMPPRGGSPIRSLKIAQLLKDKVHAVNITDGSRAVMRMCSLAMSKLLLENGIEPVMQISCRDRNKIALQSDILGANALGIKNILCITGDSVKAGDQQDSKPVHEYESVRLLQQIQAFNKGIDPTFEELPDKKTVIFAGAAADPSCRNQKSLKNRIQRKKEAGAQFIQTQMVMKKENLIEFCEEISEPLEIPVIAGVFLLKSYKNALFINKYVPGANIPENILNRLKDAKDPLQEGIQIAAEQAHDYINIANGIHLMAVRTEYLIPTILEKAELNLEY
- a CDS encoding CYTH domain-containing protein translates to MALEIERRFLIKNNNWKKCITKKIFIEQGYLSKSLDDWIIRIRFTGQDYKIAIKKHIESFTNFEFEYSIPPEDGEIIMANISNTIKKERFFLEVENKSWIIDCFKENNYPLVIAEVELSNEKEDLRLPSFISKEITGLKRYSNFRLSKKPFSKWKGDHLVTKRNN
- a CDS encoding helix-turn-helix transcriptional regulator, which gives rise to MQMVEEEVNNIDMMGLSSREMEIIDLVADGLTNQEIAVKLTISKRTVDNHVSNMFTKTGSKNRVALLNWAMDNGKICRDGFNCCSLPDSDQ
- a CDS encoding NAD(+) kinase, whose translation is MKLSLVLIIYRSNSPSALEASKFCEEILKVKNIKSIRIESDFHKDKIEKYLCNSESKPNIGIVLGGDGTFLKCANLLTALDIPLLSINIGGNLGFLTQEKDFLFDKSFIEILEKEEYIIDFRNRLNCDVCISGVSPEKKIIKSYHALNDFYFKSVEEDISPTNQIQIEIDNEKVNEYKGDGLIVSTSTGSTAYSMAAGGPIVHPDIDAMIINPICPMSLASRPIIIPNTSKVIIKPVKKSKGEIKLWRDGSKCMTIKENYYCEIKKGESPCKIIKFKKSANYYNTLIKKLDWKGDLSLKN